Proteins from one Devosia chinhatensis genomic window:
- a CDS encoding bifunctional diguanylate cyclase/phosphodiesterase, producing MIRAGDDTHRGDWRRTMLVPVLVALGIILVSFILLDRQNVQLAESRLRADTFAKISVIRAKLEGNISGNVQLVKGLVATISTEPNMDQARYDALARRLFEEDSQLRSVAAAPDLVIRMTYPLEGNQAAIGLDYRKMPAQWPAVEKVMLTDRLNIAGPVDLVQGGQGFVGRFPVHVGEGPDRRFWGVVSAVVDVDRLYADSGLTDPELDLHISITGHDGLGGSGERFFGPDIRDRNPVTAEVILPSGTWEISAIPSGGWLPDPSGIWAMRGIMILAGALILFPIALTARMVGQRHDYIRQLRARETDLARLTRRLNLALDVSKVGVWELDLLSGVENWDDRTSQLYGLPQDSTLRSHAHWRNAVHPEDRERAEQDFREQIAVGRYESDYRIVLPSGEVRHVRSIAARFSEPDQPDKVIGVNWDVTADVLLNQDLRLAKSQAEARAAELELARSRIEHNALHDSLTGLPNRRFLDETLSRHALNGYLGSGSIALLHMDLDRFKQINDTLGHAAGDAMLVHTANVLRANCHETDFIARIGGDEFVIVSSAGDNDGRLHQMAERIVREMRKPALHDGHECRFGVSIGVAVSRDARIDVKQLLINADIALYRAKGRGRNRHEFFSAALQSEVVNTKRVADEVLQALDTDAFVNHYQPQFHAQSLDLAGVEALVRWQHPSGSLKGPDTFMAVAEELNVMAQIDRIVLDRALHDLRGWERNGLVVPRVSVNVSLRRLHDEGLVGSLRDLDLPPGRLAFELVESIYLDESDGLVAWNIEQIKDLGIDVEIDDFGTGYASIVSLQKLHPRRLKIDRQLVLPILEEPAQRQLVASIVDIGKSMDIEIVAEGVETMEHARILADLGCDILQGYALARPMSPNAFSTFLAGQSWRQVG from the coding sequence ATGATCAGGGCTGGCGACGACACACATCGCGGGGATTGGCGGCGCACCATGCTCGTGCCCGTCCTGGTGGCACTTGGCATCATCCTCGTGTCATTCATCCTGCTTGATCGGCAGAATGTGCAACTGGCCGAAAGCCGGCTGCGCGCCGATACATTCGCCAAGATTTCGGTCATCCGCGCCAAGCTCGAAGGCAATATTTCGGGCAATGTGCAATTGGTGAAGGGCCTTGTGGCCACCATCAGCACCGAGCCGAACATGGACCAGGCCCGCTACGATGCCCTGGCGCGCCGCCTGTTCGAGGAGGACAGCCAATTGCGCTCCGTTGCCGCGGCGCCCGATCTGGTCATTCGCATGACCTATCCCCTCGAAGGCAACCAGGCAGCTATCGGCCTCGATTATCGCAAGATGCCCGCACAATGGCCGGCCGTGGAAAAGGTGATGCTGACCGACCGGCTTAACATTGCCGGCCCCGTGGACCTGGTCCAGGGCGGCCAGGGCTTCGTCGGTCGCTTTCCGGTCCATGTCGGGGAGGGGCCGGATCGCCGCTTCTGGGGGGTGGTCTCCGCCGTGGTCGATGTCGATCGCCTCTATGCCGATAGCGGGCTGACCGATCCGGAGCTTGACCTCCACATCTCCATAACTGGCCACGATGGCCTGGGCGGAAGCGGCGAGCGTTTCTTCGGGCCCGATATCCGTGACCGCAATCCTGTCACCGCCGAGGTGATCCTGCCCTCTGGCACCTGGGAAATCTCGGCCATTCCCTCCGGCGGCTGGTTGCCGGATCCGTCGGGCATCTGGGCCATGCGCGGCATCATGATCCTGGCCGGCGCGCTGATCCTCTTTCCCATCGCCCTCACAGCCCGCATGGTCGGCCAGCGGCATGATTACATCCGCCAGCTGCGCGCCCGTGAAACCGATCTGGCGCGCCTGACCCGCCGGCTCAATCTGGCGCTCGATGTCTCCAAGGTGGGCGTGTGGGAACTCGATCTGCTCAGTGGCGTCGAAAACTGGGACGACCGCACCAGCCAGCTCTATGGCCTGCCCCAGGACAGCACGTTGCGCAGCCACGCTCATTGGCGCAACGCCGTGCATCCCGAAGACCGCGAGCGTGCCGAACAGGACTTCCGCGAGCAGATCGCCGTGGGCCGTTACGAAAGCGATTACCGCATCGTCCTGCCCAGCGGCGAAGTGCGACACGTCCGCTCGATCGCCGCCCGTTTCTCCGAGCCCGACCAGCCCGACAAGGTCATCGGCGTCAATTGGGACGTGACGGCTGACGTGCTGCTCAATCAGGATCTGCGCCTCGCCAAGAGCCAGGCCGAGGCCCGGGCAGCCGAGCTCGAGCTGGCGCGCAGCCGCATCGAGCACAACGCCCTGCACGACAGCCTCACAGGCCTGCCCAATCGTCGATTCCTCGATGAAACGCTTTCCCGACACGCGCTCAATGGCTATCTCGGCTCCGGCTCGATTGCGCTGCTGCACATGGACCTCGACCGGTTCAAGCAGATCAACGATACGCTCGGCCATGCCGCCGGCGATGCCATGCTCGTCCACACCGCCAATGTGCTGCGCGCCAATTGCCATGAGACCGATTTCATCGCTCGCATCGGCGGCGACGAATTCGTCATCGTCTCCAGCGCCGGCGACAATGATGGAAGACTGCACCAGATGGCCGAGCGCATCGTGCGTGAAATGCGCAAGCCGGCCCTGCATGACGGGCACGAATGTCGCTTCGGCGTCAGCATCGGGGTCGCCGTCAGCCGGGATGCGCGCATTGACGTCAAGCAATTGCTGATCAATGCCGATATCGCCCTCTACCGGGCCAAGGGCAGGGGCCGGAACCGCCACGAATTCTTCTCGGCCGCGCTTCAGTCCGAAGTGGTCAACACCAAGCGCGTCGCCGACGAGGTCCTGCAGGCGCTCGATACCGACGCCTTCGTCAATCATTACCAGCCCCAGTTCCATGCCCAGAGCCTGGATCTGGCGGGCGTCGAAGCGCTGGTCCGCTGGCAGCACCCCTCGGGCAGCCTCAAGGGCCCCGATACCTTCATGGCCGTTGCCGAAGAACTCAACGTCATGGCCCAGATCGACCGCATCGTGCTCGACCGGGCGCTCCATGACTTGCGCGGCTGGGAGCGCAATGGGCTCGTCGTCCCGCGTGTCTCGGTCAACGTCTCTTTGCGACGCCTGCACGACGAGGGTCTCGTCGGCAGCCTGCGCGATCTGGATCTGCCACCGGGCCGGCTCGCCTTCGAGCTGGTGGAGTCGATCTATCTGGATGAAAGTGACGGCCTCGTGGCCTGGAATATCGAGCAGATCAAGGATCTGGGCATCGATGTCGAGATCGACGACTTCGGCACCGGCTATGCCTCGATCGTATCGCTGCAGAAACTCCATCCCCGCCGCCTCAAGATCGACCGGCAATTGGTCCTGCCCATTCTCGAAGAGCCGGCTCAGCGCCAGCTCGTGGCCTCCATCGTCGATATCGGCAAATCCATGGATATCGAGATCGTCGCCGAGGGGGTCGAAACCATGGAGCATGCCAGAATCCTGGCCGATCTGGGCTGCGATATTCTTCAGGGCTATGCCCTGGCCCGCCCGATGAGCCCGAACGCATTCTCGACATTCCTTGCCGGGCAGTCCTGGCGGCAGGTCGGCTGA
- a CDS encoding SIMPL domain-containing protein, with protein sequence MKLVGVVAALLVAIGISLGGWFIGTALVESRQPLRTVTVKGLSERAVQADLGFWPIRFVATGPTLQAARTSLEASEASVRGFLGDRGFAEGEIQVQNVLVEDRAAGYNAGSTPDEYRFVLTEDMLVTTDKVTELADASRSVADLLRQGVVFSSDSYSAGASFVFTNINDLKSEMLTEATTRAKETAAQFATESGAQVGDIQTANQGVFEVLPAVEIPNDRPEKQIDKKVRVVTTITYFLVD encoded by the coding sequence ATGAAATTGGTGGGTGTTGTTGCGGCGTTGCTGGTCGCTATCGGCATTTCGCTCGGCGGCTGGTTCATCGGAACGGCGCTGGTCGAGAGCCGGCAACCCTTGCGCACGGTGACGGTCAAGGGCCTGTCCGAACGCGCCGTACAGGCTGATCTGGGATTCTGGCCGATCCGGTTCGTCGCCACCGGGCCGACACTGCAGGCCGCACGCACCAGCCTTGAGGCTTCGGAAGCCTCGGTGCGCGGCTTCCTGGGCGATCGCGGCTTCGCCGAGGGCGAAATCCAGGTGCAGAACGTGCTCGTGGAGGACCGGGCGGCCGGATACAATGCCGGTTCGACCCCGGACGAATACCGCTTCGTGCTGACCGAGGACATGCTGGTGACGACGGATAAGGTCACCGAACTGGCCGATGCCAGCCGCTCGGTCGCGGATCTTCTGCGCCAGGGCGTGGTGTTCTCCTCGGACAGCTACAGCGCCGGCGCCTCGTTCGTCTTCACCAATATCAATGACCTCAAGAGCGAAATGCTGACCGAGGCCACCACCCGCGCCAAGGAAACCGCCGCGCAGTTCGCCACCGAATCCGGCGCGCAGGTGGGCGATATCCAGACCGCCAACCAAGGCGTGTTCGAGGTATTGCCGGCTGTCGAAATTCCCAATGACCGGCCGGAAAAGCAGATCGACAAGAAGGTGCGCGTGGTCACAACGATCACCTATTTCCTCGTCGACTGA
- a CDS encoding Gfo/Idh/MocA family protein → MGNEQARFGIGVVGAGMGAKPHALALKALRDKVDVRGVWRRDRQELERFCSEYDLPAARSYEALLADPAVEAILIITPPNAREPLVAAAAAAGKHVLMEKPVERSVEAAERIVGICDAAGVTLGIIFQHRFRAASMALAEKVAGGTLGPLHAAQLLVPWWRSQEAYYDKPGRGTFAQDGGGVLITQAIHSLDLMLSLTGPVRAVTALSATTGLHRMETEDFVAGGMEFANGAVGGLMATTANFPGGPESLTLNFERASATLTGGNLTLNWMDGRSETIGEASLGGGGADPMAFPFDWHQAQIEDFILAVHQGRPPRSTGHTALNVHRLIDALIRSGREGRRVEVLQGG, encoded by the coding sequence ATGGGGAATGAACAGGCACGTTTCGGGATCGGTGTGGTGGGTGCCGGGATGGGCGCCAAGCCGCACGCGCTGGCGCTCAAGGCGCTGCGCGACAAGGTCGACGTCCGGGGCGTCTGGCGTCGCGACAGGCAGGAACTGGAGCGCTTCTGCTCCGAATATGATCTGCCTGCCGCCCGGAGCTACGAAGCTTTGCTGGCCGATCCCGCAGTCGAGGCCATCCTCATCATCACGCCGCCCAATGCGCGCGAGCCCTTGGTCGCCGCTGCGGCCGCCGCCGGCAAGCATGTGCTCATGGAAAAGCCGGTGGAGCGGAGCGTCGAGGCGGCCGAACGCATTGTCGGGATTTGCGATGCGGCCGGTGTCACGCTCGGCATCATCTTCCAGCATCGGTTTCGCGCGGCATCCATGGCTCTGGCTGAAAAGGTGGCCGGCGGGACCTTGGGCCCGCTTCATGCCGCGCAGCTGCTCGTGCCGTGGTGGCGGTCCCAGGAGGCCTACTACGACAAGCCCGGACGTGGCACCTTCGCCCAGGATGGTGGCGGCGTGCTCATCACCCAGGCCATCCACTCGCTCGATCTGATGCTCAGTCTGACGGGACCTGTCAGGGCCGTGACCGCCCTTTCGGCGACGACCGGATTGCACCGCATGGAAACCGAGGACTTCGTCGCCGGCGGCATGGAATTCGCCAATGGCGCCGTCGGCGGGCTCATGGCCACCACCGCCAATTTTCCCGGCGGCCCGGAAAGCCTGACCCTCAATTTCGAACGGGCGTCCGCCACGTTGACCGGCGGCAACCTGACGCTCAACTGGATGGATGGCCGCAGCGAAACCATCGGCGAAGCGAGCCTGGGCGGCGGCGGCGCCGACCCCATGGCATTCCCCTTTGACTGGCACCAGGCCCAGATCGAGGATTTTATCCTGGCCGTCCACCAAGGGCGCCCGCCGCGCTCGACCGGGCACACGGCGCTTAATGTGCACCGCCTGATCGACGCGCTGATCCGCTCCGGCAGGGAAGGCCGGCGCGTAGAGGTTTTGCAAGGAGGGTAA
- a CDS encoding ABC transporter ATP-binding protein gives MTEPVLSIRDLVVEFPFRDDVFTAVNGVSFDIMPGEVVGVVGESGAGKSMTGSAVIGLIERPGHIAAGEIRLKGERIDNLPEEQKAKLRGKRIGMVFQDPLTSLNPLYTVGQQLIETIRTHLPLSEAEARQKAIDLLSEAGIPKAAERINSYPHQFSGGMRQRVVIALAIAAEPELIIADEPTSALDVSVQAQIIKVLKKLCANHGAAVMLITHDMGVIAQTADRMVVMHQGKVVETGTVGDIIRRPREPYTIKLIDSIPTIKRQDDAPAAPEAANDAGAYVQVRNLVRDFEIGGGSFTKLLPGKTELFRAVNDVSFSIPKGETFGLVGESGSGKSTCAKMIVGLLRPTSGNILVDGHDIWAGGEGHKERRKRVQMIFQDPYASLNPRWRVADIIAEPMRTLGIARNRREVDDRVAELLRRVRLDPSVMRKFPHEFSGGQRQRIAIARALSSQPEFIVCDEPTSALDVSVQAQVLELMSELQAEFGLTYLLISHNLAVVRQMSTAVGVLHNGVLVENGPTDAIFDNPQADYTRMLLDAVPDISKVA, from the coding sequence ATGACCGAGCCCGTTCTTTCCATCAGGGACCTCGTCGTCGAGTTCCCCTTCCGCGATGACGTGTTCACTGCCGTCAACGGCGTCTCCTTCGACATCATGCCCGGCGAAGTGGTCGGCGTGGTGGGCGAGTCGGGTGCCGGAAAGTCGATGACCGGTTCAGCCGTCATCGGCCTCATCGAGCGGCCCGGCCATATCGCTGCCGGCGAAATCCGGCTCAAGGGCGAGCGCATCGACAACCTGCCCGAGGAGCAGAAGGCCAAGCTGCGCGGCAAGCGCATCGGCATGGTGTTCCAGGATCCCCTGACCAGCCTCAACCCGCTCTATACGGTGGGCCAGCAGCTGATCGAAACGATCCGCACGCACCTGCCGCTATCGGAAGCCGAAGCGCGCCAGAAGGCCATCGACCTGCTCTCGGAAGCCGGCATTCCCAAGGCCGCCGAGCGCATCAATTCCTATCCGCACCAGTTTTCGGGCGGCATGCGGCAACGCGTGGTGATTGCTCTGGCCATCGCCGCCGAACCGGAACTGATCATCGCCGACGAGCCGACTTCGGCGCTCGACGTGTCGGTGCAGGCCCAGATCATCAAGGTGCTCAAGAAGCTCTGCGCCAATCATGGCGCCGCCGTCATGCTCATCACGCACGACATGGGCGTGATCGCCCAGACCGCGGATCGCATGGTGGTGATGCACCAGGGCAAGGTGGTGGAAACCGGCACGGTTGGCGACATCATCCGCCGGCCGCGCGAGCCCTATACGATCAAGCTCATCGATTCCATTCCGACCATCAAACGCCAGGACGACGCCCCGGCCGCGCCGGAAGCAGCCAACGATGCCGGCGCCTATGTGCAGGTGCGCAACCTGGTGCGGGATTTCGAGATCGGCGGGGGCAGCTTCACCAAGCTGCTGCCGGGAAAAACCGAACTGTTCCGGGCCGTAAACGATGTGAGCTTCTCCATTCCAAAGGGCGAAACTTTCGGTCTCGTGGGGGAATCGGGTTCGGGCAAATCCACCTGCGCCAAGATGATTGTGGGCCTGTTGCGTCCGACCTCGGGCAATATCCTGGTGGACGGGCACGATATCTGGGCCGGCGGGGAAGGCCACAAGGAGCGTCGCAAGCGCGTCCAGATGATCTTCCAGGACCCTTATGCCAGCCTCAATCCGCGCTGGCGCGTTGCCGATATCATCGCCGAACCCATGCGCACGCTGGGCATTGCCCGCAATCGGCGCGAAGTGGACGACCGGGTTGCCGAATTGCTGCGCCGCGTGCGGCTCGACCCCTCGGTCATGCGCAAGTTCCCGCATGAATTCTCCGGCGGCCAGCGCCAGCGCATCGCCATCGCGCGGGCATTGTCGAGCCAGCCCGAATTCATCGTCTGCGACGAGCCCACTTCGGCTCTCGACGTTTCGGTGCAGGCGCAGGTGCTGGAACTGATGAGCGAATTGCAGGCCGAATTCGGCCTCACCTATCTGCTGATCAGCCATAACCTGGCCGTGGTGCGGCAGATGTCCACTGCCGTGGGCGTGCTGCATAATGGCGTGCTGGTGGAAAATGGCCCAACCGACGCCATCTTCGACAATCCGCAGGCGGACTATACCCGCATGCTGCTCGATGCCGTGCCGGACATTTCCAAAGTGGCGTAA
- a CDS encoding ABC transporter permease translates to MPHSPEQPVPAAKTSRWKLFWTSDVMWSYRHSPVAIVASIVATVLILMAVLAPLIAPYNPFNPATLNLMDGFTPPNSNSMSGKYFALGTDSQGRDVLSTIMYGSRVSLFVGLMATLFAMLMGVSLGLVAGYVGGLVDAIIMRVTDVQLSFPAILIALLIFGVARGIIPPNQQEGAAIWVLIIAIGLANWAQFARTVRGATMVERQKDYVAAARLMGVNPFIILLRHVLPNVVGPVLVIGTIGLALAIIEEATLSYLGVGVPPTQPSLGTLIRIGQQFLFSGEWWILLFPAITLVLLALSVNLLGDWLRDALNPKLR, encoded by the coding sequence CTGCCCCATTCCCCAGAGCAGCCGGTGCCGGCTGCCAAGACCTCGCGCTGGAAGCTCTTCTGGACTTCCGACGTCATGTGGTCCTATCGGCATTCGCCAGTCGCCATCGTCGCCTCCATCGTGGCGACGGTGCTTATCCTCATGGCGGTGCTGGCGCCGCTGATCGCGCCCTATAATCCGTTCAACCCGGCGACGCTCAATCTCATGGACGGGTTCACCCCGCCCAATTCGAACTCGATGTCGGGCAAGTATTTCGCGCTGGGCACCGATAGCCAAGGGCGCGACGTGCTCTCGACCATCATGTATGGCTCGCGCGTGTCGCTGTTCGTGGGCCTGATGGCAACGCTCTTCGCCATGCTGATGGGTGTCAGCCTGGGCCTGGTTGCCGGCTATGTCGGCGGTCTGGTCGATGCCATCATCATGCGCGTTACCGACGTTCAGCTCTCGTTCCCGGCCATTCTCATCGCGCTTTTGATCTTCGGGGTGGCGCGCGGCATCATTCCGCCCAACCAGCAGGAAGGCGCAGCCATCTGGGTGCTGATCATCGCCATTGGCCTCGCCAACTGGGCGCAGTTCGCCCGTACCGTGCGTGGCGCAACCATGGTGGAGCGGCAGAAGGACTACGTGGCGGCGGCCCGGCTGATGGGCGTCAATCCGTTCATCATCCTGTTGCGCCACGTCCTGCCCAACGTCGTCGGTCCGGTGCTGGTGATCGGCACGATCGGGTTGGCCCTGGCCATCATCGAGGAAGCCACGCTTTCCTATCTGGGCGTCGGCGTGCCGCCCACCCAGCCCTCGCTCGGAACGCTGATCCGCATCGGCCAGCAATTCCTGTTCTCCGGCGAATGGTGGATCCTGCTGTTCCCGGCCATCACCCTTGTCCTGCTCGCCTTGTCGGTCAACCTCCTGGGTGACTGGCTGCGCGATGCCCTCAACCCGAAGTTGCGCTGA
- a CDS encoding ABC transporter permease encodes MLAFIARRLLQSVLVMLVVAFIAFLVFRYVGDPLAALMSQEARQADFDAARQRLGLDQPFYIQFFTFVGNALQGEFGISYRLQQPVSQLILDRLPATIELAFASSIIALIGGVVLGIYTALRQRAFSTGVIMTLSLVGVSLPTFLIGIGLIYVFAVELKWLPSFGRGEVVALGWWRTGLLTQSGLRSLILPAITLSLFQLTLIMRLVRAEMLEVMRTDYIRFAKARGLSKRAINFGHALKNTMVPVITITGLQLGSVIAFAIITETVFQWPGVGSLFVNSVAVVDVPVMAAYLVFVALIFVVINLIVDILYFIVDPRLRDGARTGR; translated from the coding sequence ATGCTCGCCTTTATTGCCCGGCGGCTCTTGCAGTCCGTCCTCGTCATGCTTGTGGTGGCGTTCATCGCCTTCCTGGTGTTCCGCTATGTCGGCGATCCGCTCGCCGCCTTGATGAGCCAGGAAGCGCGCCAGGCCGATTTCGACGCGGCGCGCCAGCGTCTCGGCCTCGACCAGCCCTTCTACATCCAGTTCTTCACCTTCGTGGGCAACGCGCTCCAGGGCGAATTCGGCATTTCCTATCGCCTGCAGCAGCCGGTGAGCCAGCTGATCCTCGACCGCCTGCCGGCCACGATCGAGCTTGCCTTCGCCTCCTCCATCATCGCCCTGATCGGCGGCGTGGTCTTGGGCATCTACACCGCCCTGCGCCAGCGCGCCTTCTCCACCGGCGTGATCATGACCCTGTCGCTGGTGGGCGTCTCGCTGCCTACATTCCTCATTGGTATCGGTCTGATCTATGTCTTTGCCGTCGAGCTGAAATGGCTCCCCTCCTTCGGGCGCGGCGAAGTGGTGGCGCTGGGCTGGTGGCGCACGGGGCTTCTCACCCAGTCGGGCCTGCGCTCGCTGATCCTGCCCGCCATCACGCTCTCGCTGTTCCAGCTGACGCTGATCATGCGCCTCGTGCGCGCGGAAATGCTGGAGGTGATGCGCACCGACTATATCCGCTTCGCCAAGGCCCGCGGCCTCAGCAAGCGGGCGATCAATTTCGGCCATGCGCTCAAGAACACCATGGTGCCGGTGATCACCATTACCGGGTTGCAGCTCGGCTCGGTCATCGCCTTCGCCATCATCACCGAGACGGTGTTCCAGTGGCCGGGCGTCGGCTCGCTGTTCGTCAATTCCGTCGCCGTGGTCGACGTTCCGGTGATGGCCGCCTATCTCGTCTTCGTGGCGCTGATCTTCGTGGTCATCAACCTCATCGTGGACATCCTCTATTTCATCGTCGATCCGCGCCTGCGCGACGGCGCCAGAACCGGGAGATAA
- a CDS encoding ABC transporter substrate-binding protein: MHSSLTRIAAVLIASTMLAGVANAETIRWARSSDALTLDPHSQNQGNTHTLAHHIYETLVGRDNDGNLTPRLATEWALKDGDDTVWVFKLREGVKFHDGADFTAEDVVYSMTRAKSEFSNMRQLHAEVESVTAVDDYTVEFKMVGPSLIYPNNLTNTFIMDKTWSEANDLDVVQDFASGASNYSVLNTNGTGPYTLVSREPDVRTVLAYNEGWWGEQPEVTDIEYIVIADAGTRVSALLSGEIDIVQDVPPQDIERLSNTEGFKVETGPENRFIYFGYKFGDEPLKSSNITDSNPFNNPLVREAMELVLDRDAIQQVVMRGQSIPTGIPNPPFVNGWTEELDAYPAPDVERARELMAEAGYADGFTVTLDTPNNRYVNDEAISTAYVGMLGQIGIQVTLASRPVAEHSPLILASDTDFYLLGWGVPTFDSAYVFNDLIHTKETGEDAELGGYNVGMYSNPELDEMIVSLGVESDETVRNQTIADIWEVVKADRVLLPVHNQVLAYAMRDGVTLPVQPENQPNMTTVTFE; encoded by the coding sequence ATGCACTCATCACTGACCCGCATCGCGGCGGTTCTTATCGCCTCCACGATGCTCGCCGGTGTTGCGAATGCCGAAACGATCCGCTGGGCGCGCTCTTCGGATGCGCTGACTCTGGATCCGCATTCGCAGAACCAGGGCAATACCCACACGCTCGCCCACCACATCTATGAAACCCTGGTCGGCCGCGACAATGACGGCAACCTGACCCCGCGCCTGGCCACCGAATGGGCCCTCAAGGACGGCGATGACACCGTCTGGGTGTTCAAGCTGCGCGAAGGCGTGAAATTCCACGACGGCGCCGACTTCACCGCCGAGGACGTGGTCTATTCCATGACCCGCGCCAAGAGCGAATTTTCCAACATGCGGCAGCTGCATGCCGAAGTGGAATCGGTCACTGCAGTCGACGACTACACCGTCGAGTTCAAGATGGTCGGCCCCTCGCTGATCTACCCGAACAACCTCACCAACACCTTCATCATGGACAAGACCTGGTCGGAAGCCAACGACCTGGACGTGGTGCAGGACTTTGCCAGCGGCGCGTCGAACTATTCGGTTCTCAACACCAATGGCACCGGCCCTTACACGTTGGTTTCGCGCGAGCCGGACGTGCGCACCGTGCTGGCCTATAACGAAGGCTGGTGGGGCGAGCAGCCGGAAGTCACCGATATCGAATATATCGTGATCGCCGATGCCGGCACCCGCGTCTCGGCACTGCTCTCGGGCGAAATCGACATCGTCCAGGACGTGCCGCCGCAGGATATCGAGCGCCTCTCCAATACCGAAGGCTTCAAGGTCGAGACCGGCCCGGAAAACCGCTTCATCTATTTCGGCTACAAGTTCGGCGATGAGCCGCTGAAGTCGTCCAACATCACCGACAGCAACCCGTTCAACAACCCGCTGGTGCGCGAGGCCATGGAACTGGTGCTCGATCGCGATGCGATCCAGCAGGTGGTGATGCGCGGCCAGTCGATCCCGACCGGCATTCCCAACCCGCCCTTCGTCAATGGCTGGACCGAAGAACTCGACGCCTACCCGGCTCCCGATGTGGAACGCGCCCGCGAGCTGATGGCCGAAGCCGGCTATGCCGATGGCTTTACCGTCACCCTCGACACGCCGAACAACCGCTATGTCAACGACGAGGCGATCTCGACCGCCTATGTGGGCATGCTCGGCCAGATCGGCATCCAGGTTACCCTGGCTTCGCGTCCCGTCGCCGAACACTCGCCGCTGATCCTGGCGAGCGACACCGACTTCTACCTCCTGGGCTGGGGCGTGCCGACCTTCGACAGCGCCTATGTCTTCAACGACCTGATCCACACCAAGGAAACCGGTGAAGACGCCGAACTGGGCGGCTACAATGTCGGCATGTACTCGAACCCCGAACTGGACGAGATGATCGTCTCGCTCGGCGTCGAGAGCGACGAAACCGTCCGCAACCAGACCATTGCCGACATCTGGGAAGTGGTGAAGGCCGACCGCGTGCTGCTGCCGGTGCACAACCAGGTGCTCGCCTATGCCATGCGTGATGGCGTGACGCTGCCGGTCCAGCCGGAAAACCAGCCGAACATGACCACGGTCACCTTCGAGTAA
- a CDS encoding VOC family protein, with protein sequence MRQAIATVALVVADYDEAIAFYRDVLGFVLFEDSDLGGGKRWVCVGPSSGRGARLLLARAVGPSQHQAIGNQAGGRVMLFLETDDFATDHARYLAAGVRFLETPRDEPYGRVAVFADLYGNKWDLIEPRR encoded by the coding sequence ATGCGTCAAGCCATCGCCACCGTCGCCCTTGTCGTTGCCGATTATGATGAGGCCATCGCCTTTTATCGCGATGTCCTGGGCTTCGTGCTGTTCGAGGACAGCGATCTGGGCGGTGGCAAGCGCTGGGTCTGCGTTGGTCCGTCATCGGGGCGGGGAGCACGATTGCTGCTGGCCCGCGCCGTTGGTCCGTCCCAGCACCAGGCCATCGGCAATCAGGCCGGCGGCCGCGTCATGCTCTTTCTCGAAACCGATGACTTTGCCACCGATCATGCGCGCTATCTGGCCGCCGGCGTCCGTTTTCTCGAGACGCCGCGTGACGAGCCCTATGGCAGGGTCGCCGTTTTCGCCGATCTTTATGGAAACAAATGGGATCTCATCGAGCCGCGGCGCTGA